From a region of the Sporosarcina ureilytica genome:
- the rpmG gene encoding 50S ribosomal protein L33, translating into MRVNITLACTECGERNYISKKNRRNNPERLEMKKYCSRERKQTLHRETK; encoded by the coding sequence ATGCGCGTAAATATTACACTTGCTTGCACAGAATGCGGTGAGCGCAATTATATTTCAAAGAAAAACAGACGTAACAATCCTGAACGTCTTGAAATGAAAAAATACTGCTCACGTGAGAGAAAACAAACGTTGCACCGCGAAACAAAATGA
- a CDS encoding 5-formyltetrahydrofolate cyclo-ligase: MDKKNIRHQMLQKLNTMNIENHARLSREIIQHVIQLDAYKNAKTIGVTISRFPEVDTRPFIEAAWEAGKKIVVPKCIRETRAMDFRLITSFEQLETVYIDLLEPIVNETSSVRKEDIELQIVPGVVFSKDGYRIGFGGGYYDRYMADYKGETISLAFNCQTTEVVPTEHHDIPVNTIITEKKIIDCQRNRKSS, from the coding sequence TTGGATAAGAAAAATATTAGGCATCAAATGCTTCAAAAGTTAAATACAATGAATATAGAAAATCACGCCCGTTTATCACGGGAGATTATACAACATGTCATACAACTAGACGCATATAAAAATGCGAAAACAATTGGCGTCACAATTTCTCGATTTCCTGAAGTCGATACACGACCATTTATTGAAGCGGCATGGGAAGCGGGCAAAAAAATTGTTGTTCCTAAATGTATTAGGGAAACGCGAGCAATGGATTTTCGGCTCATTACATCGTTTGAACAATTAGAAACAGTTTATATAGATTTATTAGAACCGATTGTGAATGAAACCAGTTCTGTTCGAAAAGAAGATATTGAATTACAAATCGTACCAGGAGTTGTTTTTTCTAAAGACGGATATCGGATTGGATTTGGCGGCGGATACTACGACAGATACATGGCCGATTACAAAGGGGAGACAATTTCCCTTGCGTTTAACTGTCAAACTACCGAAGTAGTCCCCACGGAACACCATGATATCCCTGTAAATACGATAATTACTGAAAAAAAAATTATAGATTGTCAAAGGAATAGGAAGTCATCATGA
- a CDS encoding YqgQ family protein yields MKDFLSVIQLLKRFGIYIYTGNKVDDIELIMEEVVELYENGLIMKDDYLKAILILREERRK; encoded by the coding sequence ATGAAAGACTTTTTGAGTGTTATTCAATTGTTGAAGCGTTTTGGTATTTATATTTATACTGGGAATAAAGTAGACGATATTGAGCTTATCATGGAAGAAGTAGTTGAACTTTATGAAAACGGGCTCATTATGAAAGATGATTATTTAAAAGCTATACTTATTTTACGAGAAGAACGAAGGAAGTAA
- a CDS encoding LTA synthase family protein, whose product MKRFSWPKHSVLIIAIVATWLTTYIGYKTSFSMTIDNMMQEFILLMNPLSFLLFIYGIALFIKKPKRRNKFIFAVSLITSIIMFANAVFYRFFNDFITLPVLFQTSNFGDLSSSITANMSPLDIFFFTDVLIVTLAIRYIPQSEDKVLGKNVGPKLYFIMAASITMFNLGLAETQRPQLLTRTFDRELLVKNIGTYNYHIYDIVMQSKSHAQRVLADGSEMVEVGNYINANYAEPNPEMLGIAKGRNIIAVSLESLQSFVINEEMDGHVITPFLNELTKDPDTFYFSNFYHQTGLGKTSDSEFILENSLYPRNGAAVFFTHSGNTYDSLSNRLGENGYHTSVMHANNRSFWNRDIMYDALNIEKFYDVDSYEIGEGDAVNWGMKDIPFARQSVDLMLDIPQPFYTRLITLTNHYPFDLDEEDMFIPQYDSNSRTLNKYFQSVRYMDEAIKLFFDDLKEKGLYDNSIIVMYGDHYGISENHNKAMGMYLDKEITPFDNAKLQQVPLFIHIPGYGKGEEIDTVSGQVDIRPTLLHLMGIETKGDMQLGKDIFSPDYEPFVIFRDGRFVTDKYVYTTDVCYDTNTGEPVEEQVECDQYLKRAMEELDYSDTIINGDLLRFMTKPEKLETEHEMN is encoded by the coding sequence ATGAAGAGATTTAGTTGGCCGAAGCACTCCGTACTAATCATAGCAATTGTAGCAACGTGGCTTACCACATATATTGGGTATAAAACAAGCTTCAGCATGACGATCGATAATATGATGCAAGAATTCATTCTATTAATGAATCCTTTAAGCTTTTTATTATTTATCTACGGAATTGCTTTATTTATAAAAAAACCAAAAAGAAGAAATAAATTTATATTTGCGGTAAGTTTAATTACCTCCATTATCATGTTTGCGAATGCTGTGTTTTATAGGTTTTTCAATGATTTCATTACATTACCAGTGTTATTTCAAACGAGTAACTTCGGAGATTTATCTTCATCTATAACTGCTAATATGTCACCACTTGACATCTTCTTCTTTACGGATGTATTGATTGTAACTTTAGCGATTCGCTATATTCCGCAGTCAGAAGATAAAGTGTTAGGGAAAAACGTTGGTCCTAAGCTCTATTTTATCATGGCAGCTTCAATAACAATGTTCAATTTAGGGCTTGCAGAAACACAACGACCACAATTATTAACGAGAACATTCGATAGAGAATTACTTGTGAAAAATATTGGTACGTACAATTACCATATTTATGATATTGTGATGCAATCAAAATCACATGCACAACGTGTACTTGCTGATGGAAGTGAAATGGTAGAAGTAGGTAACTATATTAACGCCAATTATGCTGAACCGAATCCAGAAATGTTAGGCATTGCTAAAGGCCGTAATATTATCGCCGTATCATTAGAATCCCTTCAATCATTCGTTATTAATGAAGAAATGGATGGACACGTGATTACACCATTTTTAAACGAATTAACAAAAGATCCGGATACATTTTACTTTTCAAATTTTTACCATCAAACAGGCCTTGGGAAAACATCGGATTCTGAATTTATTCTAGAGAACTCCCTTTATCCAAGAAATGGTGCAGCGGTTTTCTTTACGCATAGTGGAAACACTTACGACTCACTTTCTAATCGTTTAGGGGAAAATGGGTATCACACGAGTGTTATGCATGCGAACAATAGGAGTTTCTGGAACCGAGACATTATGTACGATGCTTTAAATATTGAAAAGTTTTATGACGTAGATAGTTATGAAATTGGTGAAGGGGATGCAGTTAACTGGGGAATGAAGGATATTCCTTTTGCTAGGCAATCAGTTGATCTAATGCTTGATATCCCTCAACCGTTTTACACAAGGCTAATTACGTTGACGAACCATTACCCGTTTGATCTTGATGAAGAAGATATGTTTATTCCGCAGTATGACTCTAATTCACGAACACTGAATAAGTATTTCCAATCTGTTCGTTATATGGATGAAGCGATTAAATTATTTTTTGACGATTTGAAGGAAAAAGGTCTTTACGATAATTCAATTATTGTTATGTATGGTGACCATTATGGTATTTCGGAAAACCATAACAAAGCAATGGGGATGTATTTAGATAAAGAAATCACTCCATTTGATAACGCAAAACTTCAACAAGTTCCGTTGTTCATTCATATTCCTGGTTATGGAAAAGGAGAGGAAATTGATACCGTCTCTGGTCAAGTAGATATTAGACCAACACTGCTTCATTTAATGGGTATTGAAACTAAGGGTGATATGCAGCTTGGAAAAGATATCTTCTCTCCGGATTATGAACCATTCGTAATCTTCAGGGATGGCCGTTTTGTAACGGATAAATATGTGTATACAACTGATGTTTGTTACGATACAAACACCGGAGAACCTGTAGAAGAACAAGTGGAATGTGATCAGTATTTAAAACGTGCGATGGAAGAACTGGATTATTCGGATACGATTATCAATGGAGACTTATTACGTTTTATGACAAAACCGGAAAAGCTGGAAACAGAGCATGAAATGAACTGA